A part of Gramella sp. MAR_2010_147 genomic DNA contains:
- a CDS encoding SET domain-containing protein, with protein MMHPYTRLKWINDQKGFGVVATRFIPKGTITWVQDELDRVFQPEEPENFKSAAREQLEKYSFRNSKGEHILCWDIAKYINHSFKSNCLSTAYNFEVAVRDILINEELTDDYGYLNLSESFVPEDEGVVRKTVFPDDIPKFYKQWDKQLEPLFPVIEKLEQPLLDLLSEEVRTEIKQVASGKKKMPSTKNLYFQPEKSRI; from the coding sequence ATGATGCATCCTTATACGAGATTGAAATGGATCAATGATCAAAAGGGTTTTGGCGTTGTTGCGACGCGGTTTATTCCGAAGGGGACTATTACCTGGGTGCAGGATGAACTGGATAGGGTGTTTCAACCTGAAGAACCCGAAAATTTTAAGTCTGCTGCCAGAGAGCAATTAGAAAAATATAGTTTTCGAAATAGCAAGGGAGAGCATATTCTATGTTGGGATATTGCAAAATATATCAATCATAGTTTTAAGTCCAACTGCCTGTCTACGGCTTATAATTTTGAAGTAGCTGTAAGAGATATTCTTATAAATGAAGAGCTTACCGATGATTATGGTTATTTGAATTTATCTGAATCTTTCGTTCCTGAAGATGAAGGGGTTGTTAGAAAAACAGTATTTCCAGATGATATCCCCAAATTTTATAAACAGTGGGATAAACAACTGGAGCCTTTATTTCCTGTAATTGAAAAATTAGAACAGCCGTTGTTAGATCTACTTTCAGAAGAGGTGAGAACTGAAATTAAGCAGGTAGCTAGCGGAAAGAAAAAAATGCCCTCCACCAAAAACCTCTATTTTCAACCTGAGAAAAGCAGAATTTAA
- the bioA gene encoding adenosylmethionine--8-amino-7-oxononanoate transaminase: MRDIEVEKESLEERDKKHLWHPLTQHKTSVGMLPIKKAKGCILTDEDGKEYIDGISSWYTAVYGHCNEYITTKVAAQMQNLDQVVFSGFTHRPAIELSEALIEILPAGQQKLFFNDNGSTATEIGIKMALQYHHNLGNDRKVMLAFEEGFHGDTFGAMSVSGLSVYNGAFKDHFIRVERIPVPTGENNEEVISTLKELIEDHHIAGFIYEPLIQGAAAMKFHDADGLNEILKICRENDIVRVADEVMTGFGKTGKYFASDYMEEKPDVVCMSKALTAGLLPMGLTSCSQKIYDAFYSEDIAKGLFHGHTYTANPLACAAALAGVELLVSEEMQVNIQNITKANIDFVTKLNAHPKVTNARSMGVIFAFELDVQTDRYGGLRNQLFKFFMDNGVFLRPLGNTIYILPPYVISEKELQRVYSVIEDSLSVF, encoded by the coding sequence ATGCGAGATATAGAAGTGGAGAAAGAGAGCCTGGAAGAAAGGGATAAAAAGCATTTATGGCACCCTTTAACGCAACATAAAACGAGTGTTGGAATGTTGCCTATAAAAAAAGCCAAGGGCTGTATTCTAACTGATGAAGATGGGAAAGAATATATAGACGGGATTTCTTCGTGGTACACGGCTGTATATGGACATTGTAACGAATATATCACCACCAAGGTCGCTGCACAAATGCAAAACCTGGATCAGGTGGTTTTTAGCGGATTCACGCATAGACCTGCAATAGAACTTTCTGAAGCTTTAATTGAGATATTGCCAGCAGGTCAGCAAAAACTATTTTTCAATGACAACGGTTCTACGGCAACCGAGATCGGGATCAAAATGGCGTTGCAATATCATCATAATCTTGGGAATGACCGTAAAGTGATGCTGGCTTTTGAAGAAGGTTTCCATGGCGATACTTTTGGCGCCATGTCGGTTTCTGGTTTATCTGTTTATAATGGAGCTTTTAAAGATCATTTTATCAGGGTAGAACGAATTCCTGTACCTACAGGTGAAAATAATGAAGAAGTTATTTCCACTTTAAAAGAACTTATAGAAGATCATCATATCGCCGGTTTTATTTACGAACCTTTAATCCAGGGTGCTGCGGCTATGAAATTTCATGATGCCGATGGTTTGAATGAAATTTTAAAGATATGTAGGGAAAATGATATTGTGAGAGTAGCAGATGAGGTGATGACAGGTTTTGGTAAGACAGGGAAATATTTCGCTTCAGACTATATGGAGGAAAAACCCGATGTGGTTTGTATGTCTAAAGCATTAACCGCAGGTTTGCTACCAATGGGGCTTACTTCATGTTCTCAAAAGATTTATGATGCTTTTTATTCTGAAGATATCGCCAAAGGATTATTTCACGGCCATACCTATACTGCGAATCCCTTAGCTTGTGCAGCGGCTTTAGCTGGTGTGGAACTATTGGTTTCTGAAGAGATGCAGGTAAATATTCAAAATATCACCAAAGCTAATATTGATTTTGTAACTAAATTGAATGCACACCCAAAAGTAACAAATGCAAGAAGTATGGGGGTGATCTTTGCCTTTGAACTGGATGTGCAAACCGATCGTTACGGAGGTCTTAGAAATCAACTTTTTAAATTTTTTATGGATAATGGTGTATTTCTTCGTCCATTGGGAAATACTATTTATATCCTACCGCCCTATGTGATTTCAGAGAAAGAGCTACAGAGAGTATATTCGGTTATAGAGGATTCATTATCAGTTTTCTAA
- the bioD gene encoding dethiobiotin synthase — protein sequence MPKTFFITGIGTEVGKTIASAIVTEAMGADYWKPIQAGDLKNSDSHKVKKLVSDTDSHFFDNSYALNTPMSPNAAAEIDGIEIDLKKIKRPVTEKDLVIEGAGGLMVPLNNKEVIADLISKEDVVILVSRHYLGSINHTLLSIEALKSRGITNIAIIFSGNEHTTTEDAIKKLGKIEVIGRIEEEPYFDEMVVKEYAGKFRKRLCEI from the coding sequence ATGCCGAAGACATTTTTTATTACCGGAATTGGAACTGAAGTAGGAAAAACCATCGCCTCTGCAATCGTGACCGAAGCAATGGGTGCAGATTACTGGAAGCCGATACAGGCAGGAGATCTTAAGAATTCTGACTCCCATAAAGTAAAGAAGCTGGTTAGTGACACCGATTCTCATTTTTTTGATAATTCTTATGCGTTGAATACGCCAATGAGTCCGAATGCAGCTGCGGAAATTGATGGAATTGAGATCGATCTAAAAAAGATAAAAAGACCGGTTACTGAAAAAGATCTGGTAATTGAAGGTGCGGGCGGATTGATGGTGCCACTTAATAATAAGGAAGTCATCGCAGATCTAATTTCCAAAGAAGATGTTGTGATCCTTGTTTCCAGACATTACTTGGGAAGTATCAATCATACGTTGCTAAGTATTGAGGCATTAAAAAGCAGGGGAATTACCAACATAGCGATCATTTTCAGCGGAAATGAGCATACTACTACTGAAGATGCTATTAAAAAACTTGGAAAAATAGAGGTAATTGGCCGTATTGAAGAAGAACCCTATTTTGATGAAATGGTAGTGAAAGAATATGCCGGAAAATTTAGAAAGAGACTATGCGAGATATAG
- a CDS encoding pyridoxal phosphate-dependent aminotransferase family protein: MKKLPLKLDKRLQKRKEEDSFRELLSFSKGVDFFSNDYLGFCHSEIIAENTVKIMKEYGTFNGSTGSRLLSGNHPLFKKLENQLASFHNSQAALIFNSGYDANVGFFSAILQKEDVVFYDAYSHASIRDGLNMSLAKKYKFYHNDLEDLQNKLERLTSKGDSSEIYIVTESVFSMDGDSPDLKSMLDITENYNAHLIIDEAHATGVIGDKGEGLVQHLKLEKRVFARIHTFGKAIGCHGAAILGSTALKEYLINFSRSLIYTTALPPHTVATVIAAYRYLESDQATLSKLKKNIEHFKAEIIKNELQNLFVNSDSAIQACIISGNTNVKKVASELHNKGFNVKPILSPTVPQGSERLRFCIHSYNSPEEISEVLKVLGNFVANNQ; the protein is encoded by the coding sequence ATGAAAAAACTACCTTTAAAATTAGATAAAAGACTCCAAAAGAGAAAGGAAGAGGATTCTTTTAGGGAATTATTATCATTTTCAAAGGGAGTAGATTTCTTTTCTAATGATTATCTGGGTTTTTGCCATTCTGAAATTATAGCAGAAAATACTGTGAAAATAATGAAGGAGTATGGAACTTTTAATGGTTCTACAGGCTCCAGGCTGCTATCTGGGAATCACCCGCTTTTTAAAAAATTAGAAAATCAGCTGGCAAGTTTTCATAATTCTCAGGCTGCATTGATATTCAATTCTGGATATGATGCGAATGTTGGTTTCTTTTCGGCCATTTTACAGAAAGAAGATGTCGTCTTTTATGATGCGTATTCCCATGCTTCCATAAGGGATGGTCTTAATATGAGCCTGGCTAAAAAGTATAAATTTTATCATAATGATCTTGAAGATCTACAAAATAAACTAGAGCGTTTAACCTCAAAAGGCGATAGTTCTGAGATCTATATTGTGACCGAATCTGTTTTCTCCATGGACGGTGATTCTCCAGACCTCAAATCTATGCTGGATATTACTGAGAATTATAACGCACATTTGATCATTGATGAAGCTCATGCTACCGGGGTTATCGGTGATAAAGGAGAGGGCCTGGTGCAGCACTTGAAATTAGAGAAAAGGGTCTTTGCTCGTATCCATACTTTTGGGAAAGCCATAGGTTGCCATGGAGCTGCTATTCTTGGAAGCACAGCTTTAAAAGAATATTTAATAAACTTTTCCCGCAGCTTAATTTACACTACTGCCCTGCCACCACATACGGTTGCTACCGTTATTGCTGCTTATCGATATTTGGAAAGTGACCAGGCCACTTTGAGTAAACTGAAGAAGAATATTGAGCATTTCAAAGCTGAGATCATTAAAAACGAACTTCAGAATTTATTCGTTAATAGCGATTCTGCGATACAGGCCTGTATTATTTCAGGAAATACAAATGTGAAAAAAGTAGCATCAGAGCTTCATAATAAAGGTTTTAATGTAAAGCCTATTCTGTCACCAACAGTCCCGCAAGGAAGCGAAAGACTAAGATTTTGTATTCATTCTTATAATTCTCCTGAAGAAATATCGGAGGTCTTAAAAGTCTTGGGTAATTTTGTGGCAAATAATCAATAA
- a CDS encoding MgtC/SapB family protein gives MDIIDFALKTGVAVIAGLCIGLEREFRGKHAGLKTHALVALGASIFIMMSLEFEGAEYADMTRVLSQVIIGIGFIGAGTIMKKGKDVEGLTTAATIWCSAAIGCLSGFGYFKELVVTTILIIFVNFFFSLIERKLMDRKKKEKSKD, from the coding sequence ATGGATATCATAGATTTTGCACTTAAAACAGGAGTCGCTGTTATTGCGGGCTTATGTATTGGTTTGGAACGTGAGTTTAGAGGGAAACATGCTGGTTTAAAAACGCATGCCCTGGTCGCCCTTGGTGCGAGCATTTTTATTATGATGTCCCTTGAATTTGAGGGTGCAGAATATGCAGATATGACCAGGGTTCTTAGTCAGGTAATTATTGGTATTGGATTTATTGGGGCCGGTACCATCATGAAAAAAGGTAAAGATGTCGAGGGGCTTACTACCGCTGCAACTATCTGGTGTAGTGCGGCTATTGGATGTCTTTCTGGCTTTGGTTATTTTAAAGAGCTTGTAGTTACTACGATCCTTATAATCTTCGTTAATTTCTTTTTTAGTCTTATTGAAAGAAAATTAATGGACAGGAAAAAGAAAGAAAAAAGTAAAGATTAA
- the mnhG gene encoding monovalent cation/H(+) antiporter subunit G translates to MIDIIIGTIATFGALFVLLAAIGIVRMPDTYLRISVTTKAATLGVGLVLLSTTVYFSNADVTSQAFVIILFLFLTAPVSAHLIGRASYFIGVKLWDKSVVDELRGKYQKNTHILKSVVDDTPEDNVDHSKMKDK, encoded by the coding sequence ATGATAGACATAATTATAGGAACCATAGCAACTTTTGGAGCTCTGTTTGTACTTTTAGCGGCAATAGGGATCGTAAGAATGCCAGATACCTACCTAAGGATTTCAGTAACTACAAAAGCGGCTACCTTAGGTGTAGGATTGGTTTTGCTATCTACCACTGTTTATTTTAGCAATGCTGATGTGACTTCACAGGCATTTGTGATCATTTTATTTTTGTTTTTAACGGCCCCGGTAAGTGCTCACCTAATTGGGAGAGCTTCGTACTTTATAGGGGTGAAACTTTGGGATAAGTCTGTAGTTGATGAGCTTCGCGGAAAATATCAAAAAAACACACATATTTTGAAGAGTGTGGTAGACGACACTCCTGAAGACAATGTAGACCATTCCAAAATGAAAGATAAGTAA
- a CDS encoding cation:proton antiporter — protein MTLFEYLHFIILPILVVSAVLILWRFIKGPSIADKIVALDLLITTGIGIIAVYSIIYNQSTLMDTALILALIAFLSTVALSYYLEKRKRK, from the coding sequence ATGACATTATTTGAATATTTACATTTTATAATTTTGCCCATTCTGGTGGTTTCGGCCGTTCTTATTTTATGGCGTTTTATAAAGGGACCAAGCATTGCTGATAAGATTGTTGCACTGGATCTTTTGATTACTACCGGGATTGGGATTATAGCTGTTTATAGTATCATATATAATCAGTCTACATTGATGGATACTGCTTTAATTTTAGCTTTAATAGCCTTTTTAAGCACGGTTGCCTTATCATATTATCTTGAAAAAAGAAAAAGAAAATGA
- a CDS encoding Na+/H+ antiporter subunit E, translating into MKNKFLSNILLTFVWVALTGDFSFENYLFGFFLNFHILWLITVKRKSSTYFLIVPKIIILLVFFLYELIKANIEVAYEVVTPKLNMTPGIIMVPLDIKSDIGITMLANMISLTPGTLSLDVSNDKKVLFVHAMYVKDRERFIRGIKNGFERRILEVLS; encoded by the coding sequence ATGAAGAATAAATTTCTGTCTAACATATTATTGACCTTTGTATGGGTAGCACTTACAGGAGATTTTTCTTTTGAAAATTATCTTTTTGGATTCTTTCTGAATTTTCATATTCTTTGGCTCATTACCGTAAAAAGAAAGAGTAGTACCTACTTTCTCATTGTTCCCAAGATCATTATTTTACTGGTGTTCTTTTTATATGAGTTAATAAAGGCAAATATTGAAGTTGCATACGAGGTAGTCACGCCTAAACTTAATATGACTCCGGGAATCATTATGGTACCTCTGGATATAAAGTCTGATATAGGAATTACCATGTTGGCGAATATGATCTCGCTAACACCGGGAACATTGAGTCTGGACGTATCAAATGATAAAAAAGTACTATTTGTGCATGCAATGTATGTTAAGGATAGAGAGAGGTTTATCAGAGGTATAAAAAATGGGTTTGAACGTAGAATACTGGAGGTATTGTCATGA
- a CDS encoding proton-conducting transporter membrane subunit: protein MNEQLILYPLFLQMAISIILMFGWSKIKFQKVFSVIGSVLSLGLSIWLFTFIWNNGTQTIQAGNWEAPFGITFVADMLSVTLVLLTAISGLAVSIFSGASVLKDRLRFGYFPIFHFLLLGLNGAFLTGDIFNLYVWFEIIIISSFVLITIGGEKAQLEGAVKYFTLNILASMIFLTAIAVLYGITGSLNMADLAGQIAEVENRGLVQITALLFLIGFGIKAGVFPLYFWLPASYHTPPFAVSAIFGGLLTKVGVYALIRVFTLIFVGDTFLNNIIMIIAILTLVSGGIGALVQNNMRKVFSYLIICHIGYMIAGIGMFTEIAIAGAIFYLIHDIIVKTNLFMISGVVYRIKGTNSMRDLGGIYAKWPKISLLLFIPLFSLVGIPPLSGFWPKINLIKAGFTNGSYITVGAIIFASFITLVIIAKLWSEVFWKEDKELPLRSNFGYFSKMTNAKRMQFIIPVAFLSIVSLYIGFGAEHIQELSARIADELVNSEGYINAVLKSKN, encoded by the coding sequence ATGAATGAACAACTAATATTATATCCTCTTTTTCTCCAGATGGCCATCAGTATCATTCTGATGTTTGGCTGGTCAAAAATTAAATTTCAGAAGGTTTTTAGCGTGATTGGTAGTGTCTTAAGTTTAGGCCTTTCCATCTGGTTATTTACATTTATCTGGAATAATGGAACCCAAACCATACAGGCAGGAAACTGGGAAGCTCCTTTTGGGATCACCTTTGTTGCTGATATGCTTTCAGTCACACTGGTTCTGCTTACAGCTATTTCTGGACTTGCTGTTTCTATTTTTTCAGGTGCATCAGTACTAAAAGACCGGTTACGATTTGGTTATTTTCCCATATTTCACTTTTTACTGCTTGGTCTTAATGGAGCTTTTCTAACTGGTGATATTTTTAATTTATATGTCTGGTTTGAAATCATCATTATCAGTTCTTTTGTATTGATCACCATTGGAGGAGAGAAGGCTCAGCTGGAAGGTGCGGTGAAATATTTTACGCTGAATATTCTTGCTTCCATGATTTTCCTGACTGCTATCGCAGTACTTTACGGGATTACGGGTAGTTTGAATATGGCAGATCTTGCAGGGCAGATCGCTGAAGTTGAGAACAGAGGGCTCGTGCAAATAACAGCTTTATTATTTCTTATTGGCTTCGGAATAAAAGCAGGGGTTTTTCCGCTCTATTTCTGGTTACCGGCATCTTACCATACACCACCATTTGCAGTTTCTGCGATCTTTGGTGGTTTATTAACCAAAGTCGGGGTTTACGCATTGATAAGGGTATTCACCCTGATATTCGTAGGAGATACTTTTCTGAATAATATTATTATGATCATTGCGATCTTAACCCTGGTTAGTGGAGGGATAGGAGCGTTGGTACAAAACAATATGAGAAAGGTTTTCTCGTATCTTATCATTTGCCACATTGGGTACATGATCGCGGGTATAGGTATGTTTACTGAAATTGCCATTGCAGGAGCGATTTTCTATCTCATTCATGATATTATCGTAAAAACAAATCTTTTCATGATTAGCGGCGTAGTGTATAGAATTAAGGGAACAAACAGCATGCGTGATCTTGGCGGGATCTATGCCAAATGGCCAAAGATTAGCTTACTGCTATTTATACCATTGTTTTCACTGGTGGGAATTCCACCGCTTTCAGGATTCTGGCCTAAAATAAATTTGATAAAAGCTGGGTTTACCAATGGTTCTTACATTACTGTTGGAGCGATTATTTTTGCCAGTTTTATCACCCTGGTAATTATTGCAAAGTTGTGGTCTGAAGTATTCTGGAAAGAAGATAAAGAACTGCCTTTAAGAAGTAATTTTGGGTATTTTTCAAAAATGACCAATGCTAAGAGGATGCAGTTTATAATTCCTGTGGCTTTTTTAAGTATTGTATCTTTGTATATTGGTTTTGGTGCTGAACATATTCAGGAACTTTCGGCAAGAATTGCAGATGAACTGGTAAACAGTGAAGGCTATATTAATGCAGTTCTAAAATCGAAGAATTAA
- a CDS encoding Na+/H+ antiporter subunit C, which yields MEILLALMVGILYGTGIYMMLRRSMVKLIIGIILLGNGANLLIFLLGRITKGAPPIISENAKVFVDAYADPVPQALILTAIVISFGLQSFAIVLVKRAHTVVRTDDLDEMNATDEDS from the coding sequence ATGGAGATCCTTTTAGCATTAATGGTAGGAATTTTATATGGAACAGGTATCTATATGATGCTGCGCCGAAGTATGGTTAAACTTATTATAGGAATCATCCTGCTTGGGAATGGAGCAAACCTCCTTATTTTTCTTTTAGGAAGAATTACCAAAGGAGCACCACCAATTATTTCTGAAAACGCCAAGGTTTTTGTAGACGCCTATGCAGATCCTGTTCCGCAGGCATTGATACTTACAGCAATCGTTATAAGTTTTGGACTTCAGTCTTTCGCTATTGTATTGGTAAAAAGAGCGCATACGGTAGTTAGAACTGATGATCTGGATGAAATGAACGCAACCGACGAAGATTCATGA
- a CDS encoding Na+/H+ antiporter subunit B, with protein sequence MRTTIILKTASNYLLPVLLVFSIFILLRGHYLPGGGFVGGLIASIAFILHSFANGLSKTRELLIMHPGFLLPVGLAIAFLAGLAPVAFFDLPFMTGLWSHDQIAILGSVGSALFFDIGVYLVVNGVTLTIIFTISESA encoded by the coding sequence ATGCGAACTACTATAATTTTAAAAACAGCTTCTAATTACCTTTTACCGGTACTGTTGGTGTTTTCTATTTTTATTTTGCTTCGCGGGCATTATTTGCCTGGCGGTGGTTTTGTAGGAGGACTAATTGCATCTATTGCATTTATCCTGCATTCATTTGCTAACGGACTTTCAAAAACAAGAGAGCTACTCATTATGCATCCTGGGTTTTTACTTCCGGTAGGCCTGGCCATCGCATTTTTAGCTGGACTGGCGCCAGTAGCATTTTTTGACCTTCCTTTTATGACGGGTTTATGGTCACATGATCAAATCGCGATCCTGGGAAGTGTAGGTTCAGCATTATTTTTTGATATAGGAGTATATCTCGTGGTAAATGGAGTAACCCTCACCATTATTTTCACAATTTCAGAATCGGCCTAA
- a CDS encoding putative monovalent cation/H+ antiporter subunit A, with protein sequence MLTAILTGFLFSIFLVFAGRFFKGKLSILASLVPLGLFIYFFQFIAPVSNGEIIMRSYEWIPSFGVDLGFKLDGLSLLFSLMITGIGFLVFAYTASYLKGHEYLDRFYGYLGSFMGAMLGLVLSDNMITLFVFWELTSISSFFLIGFNNTNPASRKSAMTALGITGIGGLFLLAGALLLNNISGTYSISEMLTMSEAIRANEFYFLAVLFIFGAAFTKSAQFPFHFWLPGAMKAPTPVSTYLHSATMVKAGVYLLMRFTPVLGGEEIWNTTLILVGAITMLYSAVHTIFRTDLKGVLAYSTISALGILVFLTGLGTQEAFLAAAVFIIVHALYKATLFLVTGIIDHQTHTRDLTRLSGLNKIMLPVGIAGILAAISSAGIPPTIGFVGKELTYESVFHGETLVIFLTIAIVLTKILLLYAGFVAGIKPFTGKLHDEHANVKMPGFLMWVPPLLLATLGVVFGVAPYLIESALIKPVVESLGADASEIHLALWHGFNMVLVLSLITIGVGIALYFWIKPSKKLETGIAKFDFVAPENILERFNKLFVDISKFWTSFFQNGYLRNYISIIILFLVVLVGYIMIGNTRFTIDYNSLSKITVYEITTTLILIAGIFYTVFTQSRLAAVAAMGVVGLSICLIFVFYSAPDLAMTQFSIDTLTVILFVLVLYKLPKYLKLSDYKTRLRDGVLSTIFGLIITTLALEVLSEPVSKEVGDFYAANSYIEAHGKNVVNVILVDFRGADTLIEISVLSIAAVGVFGLMKLRLKMKDRRRYADTRLNIESEKEKKNL encoded by the coding sequence ATGCTTACCGCAATTCTTACAGGTTTTTTATTTTCTATTTTTCTCGTGTTTGCGGGAAGATTTTTTAAAGGTAAGCTCTCTATCCTTGCATCTTTAGTTCCATTAGGTCTTTTTATATACTTTTTTCAATTTATCGCTCCAGTTTCCAACGGGGAGATAATTATGAGATCTTACGAATGGATCCCTTCATTTGGAGTGGATCTTGGTTTTAAGCTGGATGGCCTTTCGTTGCTGTTTTCTTTAATGATCACCGGGATTGGGTTCCTGGTCTTTGCCTATACTGCATCTTATCTTAAAGGTCATGAGTACCTGGATAGGTTCTATGGATATTTAGGTTCCTTTATGGGCGCGATGCTTGGTCTGGTACTTTCGGATAATATGATCACCCTGTTCGTATTCTGGGAATTAACAAGTATTAGTTCTTTCTTTTTGATCGGTTTTAATAATACGAATCCTGCTTCCAGGAAGTCGGCCATGACCGCTCTTGGAATTACCGGGATTGGTGGTTTGTTCCTCTTGGCGGGAGCCTTGCTTTTAAACAATATTTCAGGTACGTACAGCATTTCAGAAATGCTCACAATGAGTGAAGCAATTCGAGCAAATGAATTCTATTTCCTTGCAGTATTATTCATATTCGGGGCTGCTTTTACCAAATCGGCTCAATTTCCTTTTCATTTCTGGTTACCTGGAGCTATGAAGGCACCCACACCGGTTTCTACTTATCTGCATTCAGCCACGATGGTAAAAGCTGGAGTTTACCTGTTAATGCGTTTTACGCCGGTACTTGGCGGAGAAGAAATCTGGAACACCACTTTAATTCTTGTTGGAGCGATTACGATGCTGTATTCCGCAGTTCATACTATTTTTAGAACAGATCTTAAAGGGGTGCTTGCTTATTCAACAATATCTGCATTGGGTATTTTAGTTTTCCTAACCGGATTAGGCACCCAGGAAGCTTTTCTGGCTGCAGCAGTATTTATCATCGTTCATGCGCTTTATAAAGCCACCCTATTCCTTGTTACGGGAATTATAGATCATCAAACACATACCAGGGATCTTACTCGTCTCTCCGGATTGAATAAAATAATGCTTCCTGTTGGAATTGCAGGGATTTTAGCCGCTATTTCCAGTGCAGGTATCCCGCCAACCATTGGTTTTGTTGGAAAAGAATTAACGTATGAGTCGGTCTTTCATGGAGAAACATTGGTGATATTTCTTACTATAGCCATCGTACTTACAAAGATTCTATTGTTATATGCAGGCTTCGTAGCCGGTATAAAACCTTTTACAGGAAAACTGCACGACGAACATGCAAATGTAAAAATGCCCGGTTTTCTTATGTGGGTTCCGCCCTTATTGCTAGCAACCCTGGGTGTGGTATTTGGTGTTGCGCCGTATTTAATTGAATCAGCTTTAATTAAGCCTGTAGTGGAATCTCTGGGAGCTGATGCTTCTGAAATTCATTTAGCTCTATGGCATGGATTTAATATGGTTCTTGTTCTTAGTTTGATTACCATTGGAGTGGGGATAGCACTTTATTTCTGGATAAAACCATCCAAGAAGCTGGAAACTGGTATCGCGAAATTCGATTTTGTTGCCCCCGAAAATATCCTGGAAAGATTTAATAAACTGTTTGTTGATATTTCTAAATTCTGGACCAGTTTCTTTCAGAATGGGTATCTACGGAACTATATTTCGATCATTATTTTATTTCTCGTGGTTCTCGTGGGATATATTATGATAGGCAATACAAGATTTACGATAGATTATAACTCACTGTCTAAAATTACCGTTTATGAGATCACTACCACTCTTATTTTAATTGCGGGGATCTTCTATACGGTTTTTACGCAGTCAAGGCTTGCTGCTGTCGCGGCGATGGGTGTCGTAGGATTATCTATTTGTTTGATCTTTGTGTTTTATAGCGCTCCAGATCTTGCGATGACGCAATTTTCCATAGATACGCTTACGGTCATTCTTTTTGTGCTGGTATTGTACAAACTCCCGAAATATTTAAAATTATCAGATTATAAAACCAGGCTTAGAGATGGTGTATTATCTACCATTTTTGGATTGATCATTACAACGCTGGCCTTGGAAGTGCTTTCAGAACCGGTGAGTAAAGAGGTTGGTGATTTTTACGCTGCCAATTCTTATATTGAAGCTCATGGAAAGAACGTGGTGAATGTTATTCTTGTAGATTTTAGAGGAGCAGATACACTAATAGAAATTTCAGTATTATCCATTGCGGCAGTGGGTGTATTTGGATTGATGAAGTTAAGGTTGAAAATGAAGGATAGAAGAAGATATGCCGATACAAGATTAAATATCGAATCTGAGAAAGAGAAAAAGAATTTATAA